In Chelonoidis abingdonii isolate Lonesome George chromosome 9, CheloAbing_2.0, whole genome shotgun sequence, the genomic window GAGAACAACATTTGTACCTCGTAGCAGCCTTAggcaatcattaaaaaaactatTTCTAGAAGATGGTGGTACCGAATTATCAATGCGTTATGAGAGCGCTATCATAGCAGGACTTTCACCGTATACCGATTCTTGTATGTAAATTACAGTCATTAGCTCTgattctttgaaaaaaaattgaggtcACTGAACTTTTTAGTTAATGTTTTGAGCAGTCGCTAAATACCACTCAAGAATAAACAGACACGCATTTCAAATGTAGCGCCCCGTGTTTGAAAGAGTGAGCCTGGCAGGCACGAATGGGTTTGCTGATTCCCTGGTTTGTTACTACACACGGGGAATTATTATTCCACAGATTGTTAGACCTAAACCTTATGTAAACAGATGTAGAACAACAAGCCATAAACTGCAAGACTAAATAAGCACAGAAATAATTCAAGGACTAAAATGCAAAGGGAGTTAGGACTCCTGACATCATCCCACGATAAAGATGAACATTGAACACACTGGGAGTTACATGGTGGTTCTGCCCTTTCTTTATCCCAAGCTGATGGATTTAAAACAATCTCTTTGCAGAGGAAGAGCAACTCAGACACAGCTTGGGGGAAAATAGATTCAGGACAGCAAATGTCGttaaggtctctctctctccctccctttccctcccccccacttcttGCTTCCAGGAATGATCAGTTCAGCAGTTCTATCACTTGACTCTTCAGGGAGTCCCAACTAATTCTTCAAGAGTTTTGTGGCCCCAGTTGCACAGCAAAGAACCTGCTCTTtcgcttgctctctctctctctcccgcttGACTTTCCCCTCATGGCCATTTCTTGTGTCTGTAAAAAGTCCATCTAATATgtaaactggaaaacaaaacaaaaaaaccaaccctcttTCTTGCTGACTACAATGAAGTTCAGAAGTGGCAGAGAAAAGAACTCACTGACCACACTGAATGTTCCTAACATGCTGGGAAGAAAATTCTATGAGCCAAGAAACCAGTTAACTAGAAACTGTGTGCAGGCGCAATATACTGGTTTTAGGCAATGAACTAAACCCTGGGGAAAAGGGAGAATCCGCCATGGTAATTAGGTGCCAGGCAAGGTTCAAATTGCTTTCCACAGTAGAGAAGgctaagatttttattttttaaaaaaaaaacaggaagatGGAACAGGAAAGGAGTATGTATATGAGGACACATCATACAGTTGTGAACAATTAACTACGTTACCATTAAGTCATGATATTGTTTCCAAGATTCCTTTGGGTCTCCTCATTGTACAGTAGGCCCAACTGTAATGCATCACTGGAGAAAACCCTTTGTAAGTGTAtgtattgggtttctgggaagagGGCGGGTGGAAGCCTGCCCAATGCTAaaggattccccccacccccacaggacctcagaaccccactgatttcgggggacaactaataaaagaacagggacaggagtgcggtcaaagggtcataaagaagggagcctgacggggacaccaagcagagaaccccggacagagcccactgctcctcgaaggcatggGTCGGTATTAAGTGTAAACCAGAACAAATAGTGCTCAACTCACTGCCAGCTAACTGTGATTAAATCTCTGGTGCACAACGGAATGCTCATCAACCAGGACAAAGTGTGTTGTTATTAAGCTGTGGTCAGCGTTATCTCATCTAGTTCACCTATCGTTAATCATGTTCAAATTTTTTTAACAGAGAAACCCAGAAAACCCCTCAGAAgttggaaaaacaaataaaaaatgataaGCATTTCTCTTCACTGATCTGTtttctcttaaaagaaacaatagaATTTATTTGAGTTGGCAAGCACCTTGGCATTTACCAGAGGAGCCTTCATCTGGCTTATTTCTAACTCTACTctatagtttgttttttaaaaaaagacacagtTACCAGGTCACAGCTGAACTACTAATTTacctgtcatttttatttttgctttggtgATGAGCCTTAATGAAACCCAGGGCAAAAAGCAATCTTTCATCCAGAATGAACCAGTTTCAGACCTATATAAGTACCCTCTGTTCTCCCAAAGCGGGATTTTTGCAGGCTGGCAAAGGAGGACCAAAAGACCTGACCAGCCTGTTGTCAGTTATTAGCAATAGACTTAAGTTTGCCTCTTACATCTGATGCATTTCCACCTCCTTTAATTATCTGCTTTAAGAGGATTTGTTCTGCTTACCAAGCCACTGCATTGGCCTCTCTGCAAGAGTGTAGACCAGCTGGACGCTCCAAGTGATCACAGACCCAGGCCTCTCTCAGAATACTACTTCCCACCAAAATAAACCAGTAATGTCCATAAAGCACTCCTTTCTACACAGAACTCCTGGAGGTCTACAGCTGTGAAATACCATACTCGATTTAGACTTGGCTTCAGATTCTTCACAAAATATCTTATTTATGGGTGTAAATGCTCACATTCTGAGGTGGTAGTATTTTTGCACTCACGTTACATATGATgtgaagcagtggagaatcagcccaCACTGACAGTAGTGGGCTTCTGGGCTGAATTTGGTTTGCAATTTCTAATAATTTCAGACCTACTCTTCTCATCCAGTTTCAGATGACTACTACCATAGTTCATTTCAAAACagtctcctcctcccactctccatCCTCAGCAAAGAGAGGTCACAGAGGGGTCTAGCACACCAAGATGACAGTTCGAACTCAGGACACAATATGTCTTTGCTAAAAAAATACTTTACACTAGCTAGCCCCAAATGGCCATTTGTCTGCCATGTTCAGCTTGTCGTGCCATCATTTGAGGAGCTCTGCAGATGGGACTGGACAACCCCTTAAAGGAGGAGTGGAGAGATTTGGGAGAAGGGCTAAGGCTACAGCATCAACACCATCTTAGTTTTCTCCACATGCACATTATGAAGTGCTGCCTATTTGATATGCCGTTATGAAAGGGCTAGAAGCCTAGTTCCTAACAATTTGTAAAACAATGCTCACTTGTGCCATGTTGAGGGTACATCATGCCAGAACTGCAGGTAGGACTAGCTTTCAGGCCGCACACACTAGTCAATCTAGCCAATTTTGCTGTCCCATGCATTTGGGACAGACATGGCTTAATTTCTTCCTTTGCCTAGGCGCCTCAGTGAGCATAGGCTATGGTGATGGGGCAGGACATGGggagccccttccttccccatcatGTGACCTATTTATGGATGTGGAACAGGAGAGCATAATCTGACCCTGTATAAGCAAGGCTCCGAGCAGTGGCCAAAACACAAAGGATACCTTAAAAATTTGCTGGTACTCTTGGAACATTGTGCTCACAACcatgctgtttcattgctgtgtgcTGCCAATGAAAGCAGTAATACTTACCTTCATAAATGTAATATTACAGGATACTGCTACAGTAGGAGTTCCAGTAATACATCACCTAGGGTTTGTTTCCACTACAAAGtgagttttgttttgtatctGGGCAACACTCAAGTTATCATAGGCTGAAGGTGCAACAGAAACCATTTAAAACTGGGGGCAGGCATACAGGCCACAATGTAAATGGTGACAGCTACCTAAGGTACAATGAGAATTACCTGCTGCATTATAAAAGTAGTGAAACGAGAGTCATTTTTTGCTGGCCATGTTTTATTTGTCGTCTTTCTTTAAACAGGGGAGCCAATAATACATACAGtgtcccaaacaaacaaaaaacaacaaaacaaatcagaagATAAAGCAAATTTCCAGAAGACCGAGATGCTACATGCTACATTTAACCTAATTTTATTCATGCTTGTTTTGGGGCTGGGAATTATTCAGTAAAAACATACAGTAAAAGCAAAATGTCTCACCATAAAGAACTTTTAACCTACAATAATAATGTACCTTAATTATTTCCATGCACACAACTAACGttacaaatcttttaaaaaaaatgaacacaattAAGATTTCTAGGAGCATTTTATAATAAAGCAATTCCTAATTTTTGTAGAGAGATCAAGCACCCCCAAATTACAGATTCCTATACACAGTGAGTGCTTTACTTgaaatgaaaacttaaaaaaaacatataGATGTATTGGACAGCCTCAGAATAAGCCAATGTTATTATATATTCTTCTATGTAGGCAATAAACCATAGTGCTAAACAAAAACCTTATCTGCCAAGAAACTTCAAAAATTAAGTTGACTTTCTGTAATTACAGaaaatttatttgttaaaataaataaaagtgccACATATTAACACTTCACTATAAAGAATGCATACCAGAACATTTATAAATATTGAATGATTTTTCAGGAAAAATAGCTACTATAATAATGCTGGCTAAAGAGAAGTGCATAATGAGAAGCACTATGGGTGGTTAATGTTTTGCCACATACTGCTGTTACCTTGAGGTAGATAACACATGCGTACCAAATTCTGCATTCATTTTCAGTTGCTGCTGGTATCATGTGTCTAAGAAATGTTTACAGTATGAAAAACTAATACAcgaatgaaaaaatgtttcagggaaaaaatagatattttcatGCAATTATGTACAGTCTCACTGTGTAAATTTCAAGGCAAGATTCTTTTTTCTGCAAAACATGGACAAATGTTTTACTGACAATGTTTTTACTTGGTTTagtgcatttttttctgtttcctcctACATTTTGCATTATTCTGCTCTATTCTTTTATTTCGTGTGCAAACGACAtgccagtttaaaaacaaaaaactaagtCATGTATAGAAATTAATTCTGGATTGTAAAAATGATGGTAAACAGAAAGCTAATGAAATCCATACCAAAATTACACCATCTgattcaagtaaaaaaaaattacttacattagtaataaaaaagacaaacatCTCAtgaagaatacaaaaaaaaatatgtctGCTGAGTGTTTTAGTTTAGATGTTTCAGAATGCTGCTGTATGTTTTATGGGGAATTTGGGGAGATGATTTCATAGCAGAAGGTGTTAATGTAGCCTGAATTGATTTAAGTGGTGAACCAACAGGACTGTGAAACTGAGGGATACCTATAGCCTCTAACTGCTTGTTAAAGAGAAACTCCCCACTGTTACTAAGAAagctctcttctctttccttctccgcAAGCTTCCCATCTTCTGCTGGCTCAGTTTCTAGCATTTCTGTATCTTCTTTCTTACTAAAGAACTTGTCCAAATAACTGGTGTAAGTGTTTTCTTTTTCGATTTGTTCATCTTTCCTGACTTCACAACAAAACTGATCTATGAGGAAGCACTCCTCCCCACCACTTACAAACTGGCTATCCCAAGAAGTTTGGTACAGAGCTTCCAACTGTGCCAAATTGGCCATTCctttttcctgtttctctctgcTTACTGACTTTGATATTAAGGCTTTCAATTCCAGTTGGGACACTGAGCTATTCAAGTCATTTAATTTATCAACATCAGTAGACTCATGTTGTAAACTAAGTTGAATGGTTCCTGCTATAAATGAATCAAAGTCAAATCCTTGAttcttctccctttctttttcaACAAGCTGCTGTGATGCTTCCTCAAGAGCTATCTGAGCTTTCACCAATCCATTCCTTTCACATTTTGACTTGCCTTTCTTATCAGACTTCTCTTTGCTTTGCTCCTTCCAGTTAGAAAGATCTATAATAAGCTTGGGCTCATAGTAATGGTTAACTTCACTATCTCGCCAAACTAAGTTATCTAGGTATGAAGATGACCTCATTTTGTAATTACAAGTGTGGCTACATTCCAGATCACAGTACTTGTTTTCATGGTGATCGGGATATTGCCAGCAAGGCTCAGTAGAGAAGTGCGTGTCAAAAGCAGGATCCTCCAGATACTTTTCACGATCTCCATCCAAATATTTGCGAGGATCTACTTGCACTTCTTCCTCATCAGTGACATCAGAAACAGCCCTTGGATCACGCTGAACTTCATCAGCTTCAAAGTTATTATGAATGGGCCAGTCATGATCTGAAAACTGACTTTCATGGTATCTGTAATAGGTAATTTCCTAGAGTTAGTGAatgaaaaaataaaccttcttgATTACAAATTATCCgagaccaaaaaaacaaaaaacaaaaaacactgctAGACCATTTACAATTCAACATATGCAAGTTATTTTCTTAACTGAACTGGGCTGTATATTTTAAATCCCAGAATATAAATCACTAAAATATGAGATTTAACCCAAATTAAAAATTCCCCCGTCCCCCAAATATTCCTCTATCGGAAATGCTATTTTAagtaaagatatttttaaatattactattGCAATTCTACGCTTTTACTAGTATATTTACTGAATGTAGACTACGGAAAATTTGCATTCCTGACCAATTTGTCTTACTGAagacagttaaaaacaaaattaattttaaaagcttaGCAGATTGAAAAATAGTCATACAACACCATATCCAAGTCAGTCTTTGTTGTGCTTTATATTGCAGCAGACAATTATAAAGCCCGTAAAGACTAATTACAGGGACAAGCTGTGGGAAAATTCTTATCCTCAAGTTAATTtagaaaaatcaattaaaatgcaATTGGGGTTTCTGGGGAGgtagagggggaaggaggaggaaaaacttCTCACTATGGGAATACTTATTCCTGCTTTCTGCAGAGTTCTACTGCTCTTAAAGTGATGTACTCATAGCATCTCAGATATAGCCTCTTATTTTAGAGTTAAGGAAGATGTCATGATTTAGCAGCACAAGACAATTCATTAATATCTAAACAACAGCATTTGGAATAAATTTACCTTTCCCAATTGTAAATATGG contains:
- the MAPK6 gene encoding LOW QUALITY PROTEIN: mitogen-activated protein kinase 6 (The sequence of the model RefSeq protein was modified relative to this genomic sequence to represent the inferred CDS: deleted 1 base in 1 codon); amino-acid sequence: MAEKFESLMNIHGFDLGSRYMDLKPLGCGGNGLVFSAVDNDCDKRVAVKKIVLTDPQSVKHALREIKIIRRLDHDNIVKVFEILGPNGSQLTDDVGSLTELNCVYIVQEYMETDLANLLEQGPLLEEHARLFMYQLLRGLKYIHSANVLHRDLKPANLFINTEDLVLKIGDFGLARIMDPHYSHKGHLLRDWLLNGNRSPRLLTSPNNSPTAIDMWAAGACFAENRLHGETLFASAHELEQMQLILESIPVVHEEDRQELLSVIPVYIKNDMTEPHKPLTQLLPGISPEALDFLEQILTFSPMDRLTAEEALSHPYMSIYSFPTDEPISSHPFHIEDEVDDILLMDESHSHIYNWERYHESQFSDHDWPIHNNFEADEVQRDPRAVSDVTDEEEVQVDPRKYLDGDREKYLEDPAFDTHFSTEPCWQYPDHHENKYCDLECSHTCNYKMRSSSYLDNLVWRDSEVNHYYEPKLIIDLSNWKEQSKEKSDKKGKSKCERNGLVKAQIALEEASQQLVEKEREKNQGFDFDSFIAGTIQLSLQHESTDVDKLNDLNSSVSQLELKALISKSVSREKQEKGMANLAQLEALYQTSWDSQFVSGGEECFLIDQFCCEVRKDEQIEKENTYTSYLDKFFSKKEDTEMLETEPAEDGKLAEKEREESFLSNSGEFLFNKQLEAIGIPQFHSPVGSPLKSIQATLTPSAMKSSPQIPHKTYSSILKHLN